Proteins co-encoded in one Rattus rattus isolate New Zealand chromosome 5, Rrattus_CSIRO_v1, whole genome shotgun sequence genomic window:
- the Zbtb34 gene encoding zinc finger and BTB domain-containing protein 34 isoform X2, with the protein MDSSSFIQFDVPEHSSTVLSQLNELRLQGKLCDIIVHIQGQPFRAHKAVLAASSPYFRDHSALSTMSGLSISVIKNPSVFEQLLSFCYTGRMSLQLKDVVSFLTAASFLQMQCVIDKCTQILESIHSKISVGDVDSVTIGAEETPESRNGVKDGSFFTSPVEISPPYCPQVRQPPVSSDLRMETTPNKALRSRLQEEGHSDRGSSGSVSEYEVQIEGDHEQGDLLVRESQITEVKVKMEKSDRPSCSDSSSLGDDGYHTEMVDGEQVVAVNVGAYGSVLQHAYPYSQAASQPSSVPEAFGGQTNSSPSRSMLSCFRGRGARQKRALSVHLHSDLQGVVQGSDSEAMMNNPGYESSPRERSARGYWYPYNERLICIYCGKSFNQKGSLDRHMRLHMGITPFVCKFCGKKYTRKDQLEYHIRGHTDDKPFRCEVCGKCFPFQGTLNQHLRKNHPGVTEGRGRMESPERTDVYGEQKLESDVSASEMALDSRLEIHTVSDAPD; encoded by the coding sequence ATGGACAGCAGCAGTTTCATTCAGTTTGATGTGCCCGAGCACAGCAGCACCGTTCTGAGCCAACTAAACGAGCTCCGCCTGCAGGGGAAGCTATGTGACATTATCGTCCACATTCAGGGCCAGCCCTTCCGAGCCCACAAAGCCGTCCTCGCAGCCAGCTCCCCGTATTTCCGGGACCATTCAGCACTGAGCACTATGAGTGGCTTGTCAATATCCGTGATTAAGAACCCCAGCGTGTTTGAGCAGTTGCTCTCCTTCTGTTACACTGGAAGAATGTCCTTGCAGCTGAAGGATGTTGTCAGTTTTCTGACCGCAGCCAGCTTTCTTCAGATGCAGTGTGTCATTGACAAGTGCACACAGATCCTAGAGAGCATCCACTCAAAGATCAGTGTGGGAGACGTTGATTCTGTTACCATTGGTGCTGAAGAGACTCCTGAGAGCCGGAATGGGGTGAAAGACGGCAGCTTCTTCACCAGTCCTGTTGAAATCTCCCCTCCGTACTGCCCTCAGGTACGGCAGCCTCCAGTCAGCAGTGATCTCCGCATGGAGACCACCCCCAACAAAGCCCTTCGGAGCCGCTTGCAGGAAGAGGGGCACTCAGATCGGGGGAGCAGTGGGAGCGTGTCTGAGTATGAGGTTCAGATAGAAGGGGACCATGAGCAAGGGGACTTGTTGGTGAGAGAGAGCCAGATCACCGAGGTCAAAGTGAAGATGGAAAAGTCTGACCGGCCCAGCTGCTCCGACAGCTCTTCCCTGGGTGATGATGGCTACCACACGGAGATGGTTGATGGGGAACAAGTTGTGGCCGTGAATGTGGGCGCCTACGGCTCTGTGCTCCAGCACGCCTATCCCTACTCCCAGGCAGCTTCACAGCCTTCCAGTGTGCCAGAAGCTTTTGGAGGTCAGACCAATTCCAGTCCATCCAGGTCCATGCTGAGCTGCTTCCGAGGCCGAGGGGCCCGCCAGAAGCGGGCTCTGTCTGTTCACCTGCACAGTGACCTGCAGGGTGTGGTGCAGGGGTCTGACAGTGAAGCCATGATGAACAATCCCGGTTATGAGAGCAGTCCCCGGGAGAGGAGTGCCAGAGGGTACTGGTACCCATACAACGAGAGGTTGATCTGTATTTACTGTGGGAAGTCCTTTAACCAGAAGGGAAGCCTCGACAGGCACATGCGGCTGCACATGGGCATCACCCCCTTTGTGTGCAAGTTCTGTGGGAAGAAGTACACGCGCAAGGACCAGCTGGAGTATCACATCCGGGGCCACACCGATGACAAACCGTTCCGATGTGAGGTCTGTGGGAAGTGCTTTCCATTCCAGGGCACCCTCAACCAGCACCTGCGGAAAAACCACCCAGGGGTCACCGAGGGCCGGGGTCGCATGGAGTCCCCCGAAAGAACAGATGTATATGGGGAACAGAAACTTGAAAGTGATGTGTCAGCCTCAGAGATGGCGCTAGATTCCCGCCTGGAAATCCACACAGTGTCTGATGCGCCTGACTAG
- the Zbtb34 gene encoding zinc finger and BTB domain-containing protein 34 isoform X1 has protein sequence MESTLEECNSRLRLVSGEMDSSSFIQFDVPEHSSTVLSQLNELRLQGKLCDIIVHIQGQPFRAHKAVLAASSPYFRDHSALSTMSGLSISVIKNPSVFEQLLSFCYTGRMSLQLKDVVSFLTAASFLQMQCVIDKCTQILESIHSKISVGDVDSVTIGAEETPESRNGVKDGSFFTSPVEISPPYCPQVRQPPVSSDLRMETTPNKALRSRLQEEGHSDRGSSGSVSEYEVQIEGDHEQGDLLVRESQITEVKVKMEKSDRPSCSDSSSLGDDGYHTEMVDGEQVVAVNVGAYGSVLQHAYPYSQAASQPSSVPEAFGGQTNSSPSRSMLSCFRGRGARQKRALSVHLHSDLQGVVQGSDSEAMMNNPGYESSPRERSARGYWYPYNERLICIYCGKSFNQKGSLDRHMRLHMGITPFVCKFCGKKYTRKDQLEYHIRGHTDDKPFRCEVCGKCFPFQGTLNQHLRKNHPGVTEGRGRMESPERTDVYGEQKLESDVSASEMALDSRLEIHTVSDAPD, from the coding sequence ATTACGTCTCGTGTCGGGAGAAATGGACAGCAGCAGTTTCATTCAGTTTGATGTGCCCGAGCACAGCAGCACCGTTCTGAGCCAACTAAACGAGCTCCGCCTGCAGGGGAAGCTATGTGACATTATCGTCCACATTCAGGGCCAGCCCTTCCGAGCCCACAAAGCCGTCCTCGCAGCCAGCTCCCCGTATTTCCGGGACCATTCAGCACTGAGCACTATGAGTGGCTTGTCAATATCCGTGATTAAGAACCCCAGCGTGTTTGAGCAGTTGCTCTCCTTCTGTTACACTGGAAGAATGTCCTTGCAGCTGAAGGATGTTGTCAGTTTTCTGACCGCAGCCAGCTTTCTTCAGATGCAGTGTGTCATTGACAAGTGCACACAGATCCTAGAGAGCATCCACTCAAAGATCAGTGTGGGAGACGTTGATTCTGTTACCATTGGTGCTGAAGAGACTCCTGAGAGCCGGAATGGGGTGAAAGACGGCAGCTTCTTCACCAGTCCTGTTGAAATCTCCCCTCCGTACTGCCCTCAGGTACGGCAGCCTCCAGTCAGCAGTGATCTCCGCATGGAGACCACCCCCAACAAAGCCCTTCGGAGCCGCTTGCAGGAAGAGGGGCACTCAGATCGGGGGAGCAGTGGGAGCGTGTCTGAGTATGAGGTTCAGATAGAAGGGGACCATGAGCAAGGGGACTTGTTGGTGAGAGAGAGCCAGATCACCGAGGTCAAAGTGAAGATGGAAAAGTCTGACCGGCCCAGCTGCTCCGACAGCTCTTCCCTGGGTGATGATGGCTACCACACGGAGATGGTTGATGGGGAACAAGTTGTGGCCGTGAATGTGGGCGCCTACGGCTCTGTGCTCCAGCACGCCTATCCCTACTCCCAGGCAGCTTCACAGCCTTCCAGTGTGCCAGAAGCTTTTGGAGGTCAGACCAATTCCAGTCCATCCAGGTCCATGCTGAGCTGCTTCCGAGGCCGAGGGGCCCGCCAGAAGCGGGCTCTGTCTGTTCACCTGCACAGTGACCTGCAGGGTGTGGTGCAGGGGTCTGACAGTGAAGCCATGATGAACAATCCCGGTTATGAGAGCAGTCCCCGGGAGAGGAGTGCCAGAGGGTACTGGTACCCATACAACGAGAGGTTGATCTGTATTTACTGTGGGAAGTCCTTTAACCAGAAGGGAAGCCTCGACAGGCACATGCGGCTGCACATGGGCATCACCCCCTTTGTGTGCAAGTTCTGTGGGAAGAAGTACACGCGCAAGGACCAGCTGGAGTATCACATCCGGGGCCACACCGATGACAAACCGTTCCGATGTGAGGTCTGTGGGAAGTGCTTTCCATTCCAGGGCACCCTCAACCAGCACCTGCGGAAAAACCACCCAGGGGTCACCGAGGGCCGGGGTCGCATGGAGTCCCCCGAAAGAACAGATGTATATGGGGAACAGAAACTTGAAAGTGATGTGTCAGCCTCAGAGATGGCGCTAGATTCCCGCCTGGAAATCCACACAGTGTCTGATGCGCCTGACTAG